In one Deinococcus detaillensis genomic region, the following are encoded:
- a CDS encoding xanthine dehydrogenase small subunit, whose amino-acid sequence MQTVQLNVNGTRKVARDVRPHTTLLNYLRSEGLTGCKEGCAEGECGACAVLLARPTDDGGTRLESVNACLVLMGTLEGQEVVTAEGIGQPGALHPIQHEMAVRGGSQCGYCTPGFVVSMAAEYYRPERGEGDPQGVHQGTGPNGFDIHSLSGNLCRCTGYRPIQDAAYALGSPAEGDVLAERRAQPAPAPQPTHLTTPEGDFHRPATLSEALELLEANPAAKLLSGGTDWGVEVNIRHARAAVTIALDGLPELRGLTWTDEHLEIGAGLPLTEIERRLGDQVPLLAEWFPQFASRLIRNSATLGGNIGTASPIGDSPPVLLALDAGVILVGKNGEREVKVSGFFTGYRKTVMAAGELIKAVRIPLPLAPTTGFFKIAKRRFDDISSVAVGIALELDGETVKRIHIGLGGVAATPIRGSKAEQALTGQTWNEKNVRAAAKLLGSEGTPLDDHRASAAYRAAMLEQTLLKFYFEKSGKGVLV is encoded by the coding sequence ATGCAGACTGTACAGCTCAATGTAAACGGAACCCGTAAAGTGGCCCGAGATGTCCGGCCACACACCACACTCCTCAACTATCTGCGCTCGGAAGGGCTGACCGGCTGCAAAGAAGGCTGCGCCGAGGGCGAATGCGGAGCCTGCGCGGTGCTGCTGGCCCGCCCTACTGACGACGGTGGCACGCGGTTGGAGTCGGTCAACGCCTGCTTAGTGCTGATGGGTACGCTGGAAGGCCAGGAAGTCGTCACCGCCGAGGGTATCGGCCAGCCCGGAGCGCTGCACCCCATTCAGCACGAGATGGCTGTGCGCGGCGGCTCGCAGTGCGGCTACTGCACCCCCGGATTCGTGGTCAGCATGGCCGCCGAGTATTACCGCCCAGAAAGGGGGGAAGGTGACCCACAGGGTGTTCATCAGGGCACTGGCCCCAACGGCTTTGACATCCACTCGCTGAGCGGGAATCTCTGCCGCTGCACCGGCTACCGCCCGATACAGGACGCCGCCTACGCGCTGGGGAGTCCCGCCGAGGGTGACGTGCTGGCCGAGAGACGCGCCCAGCCTGCCCCCGCGCCGCAGCCCACCCACCTCACCACTCCCGAGGGCGACTTTCACCGCCCCGCGACGCTGTCCGAAGCGCTGGAGTTGCTGGAAGCCAATCCTGCCGCCAAGCTGCTCTCCGGCGGCACCGACTGGGGCGTGGAAGTCAACATCCGCCACGCCCGTGCTGCCGTCACCATCGCGCTGGACGGCTTGCCAGAGCTGCGCGGCCTGACTTGGACGGACGAGCATCTGGAAATCGGGGCGGGCTTGCCACTAACCGAAATCGAGCGCCGCCTCGGTGACCAAGTGCCGCTGCTGGCCGAATGGTTTCCGCAGTTCGCCTCACGCCTGATCCGCAACAGTGCCACGCTAGGCGGCAACATCGGCACCGCTTCGCCCATCGGTGACAGCCCGCCCGTGCTGCTGGCGCTGGACGCGGGCGTGATACTCGTCGGCAAGAATGGCGAGCGAGAAGTCAAAGTCAGCGGGTTTTTTACCGGCTACCGCAAAACGGTGATGGCCGCCGGAGAACTGATTAAGGCCGTCCGGATTCCTTTGCCGCTTGCGCCCACCACCGGCTTTTTCAAGATTGCCAAGCGCCGCTTCGACGACATTTCCAGCGTGGCGGTGGGCATTGCTCTGGAACTGGACGGAGAGACCGTCAAACGCATTCATATAGGACTGGGCGGAGTGGCGGCCACGCCGATTCGCGGCAGCAAAGCGGAGCAGGCGCTGACGGGTCAAACTTGGAACGAAAAGAACGTTCGCGCCGCCGCCAAATTGCTCGGCAGTGAGGGCACCCCGCTGGACGACCACCGCGCCTCCGCCGCTTACCGCGCCGCCATGTTAGAGCAGACGCTGCTGAAGTTTTACTTTGAGAAATCAGGGAAAGGAGTGTTGGTATGA
- the guaD gene encoding guanine deaminase: MTLYRATFLHTPVNPFHHSDALKREDDGGLLVQNGQIRESGSFADLKAAHPTETVEDLRGGLLLPGFIDTHVHYPQVRVIGGLGVPLLDWLDKYALPEEARFGDSAHAATVAREFVSGLISSGTTTALVFGSHFANAVDTLFQETERVGLRTVAGQVVSDRMLRPELHTTPERAYSEGKALIEKWHGKGENRYAVTPRFSLSASEGILEACAALMKEFPDVHFTSHSNENLKEVETVRQLFPKSRDYIDTYEQAGLLGRRSVLAHNVHMTGRELSAMATHSCTSAHCPCSNSALGSGFFPLKRHLAAGVRVSLGTDVGGGTGFSMLKEGLQAYFMQQLLGDSGVALEPSHLLYLATRAGAEALEMDGQIGDFSAGKAFDASLFQPPEGSTMQAVLNNAHSTERALASLFAGGTQADVKRVWIGGKEVFSRRETAQAEPVSA, translated from the coding sequence ATGACTTTATACCGCGCCACCTTCCTCCACACTCCAGTCAACCCCTTCCACCATTCAGACGCGCTCAAGAGAGAAGACGACGGCGGCTTGCTGGTTCAGAACGGCCAAATTAGAGAGAGCGGCAGTTTTGCTGACCTCAAAGCGGCGCACCCCACCGAAACGGTGGAAGACCTGCGCGGCGGGCTGCTCCTGCCCGGTTTCATTGACACCCACGTGCATTATCCGCAGGTTCGCGTCATCGGCGGCTTGGGCGTGCCGCTCCTCGATTGGCTGGACAAGTACGCCCTGCCGGAGGAGGCCCGCTTCGGTGATTCTGCCCACGCTGCCACCGTGGCCCGTGAGTTCGTATCGGGCCTGATCAGCAGCGGCACCACCACCGCGTTGGTGTTCGGCTCGCACTTTGCCAACGCGGTGGACACTTTGTTTCAGGAAACCGAGCGGGTGGGTTTGCGAACTGTGGCGGGCCAAGTGGTGAGTGACCGGATGCTGCGCCCAGAGCTTCACACCACCCCCGAGCGGGCCTACAGCGAAGGCAAAGCGCTGATCGAAAAGTGGCACGGCAAAGGCGAGAACCGTTACGCCGTTACCCCGCGCTTTTCGCTGTCGGCTTCGGAAGGCATCTTGGAGGCCTGCGCGGCGCTGATGAAGGAATTTCCCGACGTGCATTTCACCTCGCACAGCAACGAGAACCTGAAAGAAGTGGAGACGGTGCGCCAACTGTTTCCAAAGAGCCGCGACTACATCGACACCTACGAGCAGGCTGGACTGCTGGGTCGCCGCAGCGTGCTGGCCCACAACGTCCACATGACCGGCCGTGAGCTGAGTGCAATGGCCACGCACAGTTGCACTTCGGCGCACTGCCCGTGCAGCAATTCGGCGCTGGGGAGCGGATTTTTCCCGCTCAAGCGCCACCTCGCGGCGGGCGTGCGCGTCTCGCTCGGCACCGACGTTGGTGGCGGCACCGGCTTTTCGATGCTTAAGGAAGGCTTGCAGGCTTACTTCATGCAGCAACTTCTAGGTGACAGCGGCGTGGCGCTTGAGCCGTCTCACCTGCTCTACCTTGCCACCCGCGCCGGAGCCGAGGCGCTGGAGATGGACGGGCAAATCGGAGATTTCAGTGCGGGCAAGGCCTTTGATGCCTCCCTCTTTCAGCCGCCGGAAGGCTCGACCATGCAGGCTGTTCTCAACAACGCACACAGCACCGAACGCGCCCTCGCTTCTCTCTTCGCGGGCGGCACGCAGGCCGATGTCAAACGCGTCTGGATCGGCGGCAAAGAAGTGTTTAGCCGCCGTGAAACTGCACAGGCCGAGCCGGTCAGCGCCTAA
- the xdhC gene encoding xanthine dehydrogenase accessory protein XdhC, translating to MNWLAALNHLTQTNQAGVLVTVASVRGHAPREAGAKMVVSLDATWDSVGGGNLEMAACERARALMRAGVQAPELLTLRLTDSANNEYGRQCCGGEVTLLLEPLTTVRPHIAIFGVGHVGLELGVMLSRLPVNLHLVDSREAQLTPERLALLEQGAAKLHVHHSPIPEMSLYDLPAGSHLVIMTHDHAEDAALCDAALRRPELGFIGLIGSKVKWIRFQEQLKAVGHTEGDLQRLTSPVGLSHIKGKTPAVIAIGVAAQLVAVLEAAQSRPLFPSTQPPTAAKGTP from the coding sequence ATGAACTGGTTAGCCGCCCTCAACCACCTGACCCAGACCAACCAAGCCGGCGTCCTCGTGACTGTGGCTTCGGTGCGGGGCCACGCTCCACGCGAGGCGGGGGCCAAGATGGTGGTCAGCTTAGATGCCACTTGGGACAGTGTGGGCGGCGGCAACCTGGAGATGGCGGCCTGCGAGCGTGCCCGCGCCCTAATGAGAGCGGGTGTGCAGGCTCCCGAACTGCTGACCTTGCGCCTGACCGACAGCGCCAACAACGAATATGGCCGTCAGTGCTGCGGCGGCGAAGTTACTTTGCTGCTCGAACCGCTGACCACCGTGCGCCCGCATATCGCCATTTTTGGAGTCGGACACGTGGGCTTAGAACTCGGCGTGATGCTCTCGCGCTTGCCGGTCAACTTACATCTGGTGGATTCACGGGAAGCTCAACTTACGCCAGAGCGCTTGGCCCTGCTCGAACAAGGCGCGGCCAAACTCCACGTCCACCACTCTCCCATCCCCGAAATGAGCCTCTACGATCTGCCCGCCGGAAGCCACCTCGTCATCATGACCCACGACCACGCCGAGGACGCGGCTTTGTGTGACGCGGCGCTGAGGCGGCCCGAACTGGGTTTCATAGGTCTAATCGGCTCCAAAGTCAAATGGATCCGTTTTCAAGAACAACTTAAAGCGGTGGGCCACACCGAGGGAGATTTGCAGCGCCTCACCTCCCCGGTTGGCCTCAGCCACATCAAAGGCAAAACGCCCGCCGTGATTGCCATCGGCGTGGCGGCTCAGCTGGTGGCCGTGCTGGAAGCGGCGCAGAGCCGACCTCTTTTTCCCAGCACCCAGCCGCCGACAGCCGCCAAAGGAACTCCATGA
- the xdhB gene encoding xanthine dehydrogenase molybdopterin binding subunit: MTHSLFERPPVGAVGDAIPHESADLHVTGYALYTDDLGVRLQNLLHAWPLQAPHAHARILSMDTAPALEVPGVVRVLTKADVPGVNDSGVKHDEPLFPDEVCFYGQAVCWVLADSTDAARQGADAVKVEYEPLPAVLTVQDAIAAGSFQGAQPVLRRGDVSVGFAEAKNIYEGEFEFGGQEHFYLETNASLAHIDESGQVFIQSSTQHPTETQEIVAHILGLTSSQVTVQCLRMGGGFGGKEMQPHGFAAIAALGATLTERPVRMRLNRTQDLTMTGKRHPFHSKWKVGFDDNGRLVALQATLSSDGGWSLDLSEPVLARALCHIDNAYYIPHVEVHGRICKTNKTSQTAFRGFGGPQGMLVIEDILGRCAPLLGLEAHELRQRNFYASGEATPYGQPVRHAERLQTVWSALLDSSDFAARNAEIQKFNAAHPHTKRGLAITPVKFGVSFNFTAYNQAGALVHVYKDGSVLINHGGTEMGQGLHTKMIQVAATALGVPLRSIRLAPTRTDKVPNTSATAASSGADLNGGAIKNACDQIKERLAAVAAGSLGVHPGDVKFENGRVYPLGHPDQGMDFAKLVHDAYHLRTQLWAAGFYRTPGLHWDREKVQGEPFKYFSYGAAVAEVEVDGFTGAYRQLRTDLLHDVGDSLSPLIDIGQVEGGYVQGAGWMTLEELHWDTSDGPNRGRLATQSASTYKLPSFSEMPEIFNVALLEQATESGVVYGSKAVGEPPLMLAISVREALRQAAAAFGPSNRAQELRLPATPEAVFWALDSARQAARDAVAADD; this comes from the coding sequence ATGACGCACAGCTTGTTTGAACGCCCGCCCGTCGGTGCCGTTGGCGACGCCATTCCGCACGAGAGCGCCGATCTGCACGTCACCGGCTACGCGCTCTACACCGACGACCTCGGGGTGCGCCTCCAAAATTTGCTGCACGCTTGGCCGCTGCAAGCGCCGCACGCCCACGCCCGCATCCTCAGCATGGACACCGCGCCCGCGCTGGAAGTGCCCGGCGTGGTGCGGGTGCTGACCAAGGCCGACGTGCCGGGTGTCAACGATTCCGGCGTCAAGCACGACGAGCCTCTGTTTCCTGATGAAGTCTGCTTTTACGGCCAAGCCGTCTGCTGGGTGCTGGCCGACAGTACCGACGCTGCGAGGCAGGGCGCGGACGCTGTCAAGGTGGAGTACGAACCGCTGCCCGCCGTGCTGACGGTTCAGGACGCCATCGCCGCAGGCAGCTTTCAAGGTGCTCAGCCGGTTTTGCGGCGCGGCGACGTGTCGGTGGGCTTTGCTGAGGCCAAGAACATCTACGAAGGTGAATTTGAGTTTGGTGGTCAGGAGCATTTTTATCTGGAAACGAATGCTTCGCTGGCCCACATTGACGAATCCGGTCAGGTTTTCATCCAGAGCAGCACCCAGCACCCCACTGAGACGCAGGAAATCGTGGCGCACATTCTGGGCCTGACTTCCTCGCAGGTGACGGTGCAGTGTTTACGCATGGGCGGCGGCTTCGGCGGCAAGGAGATGCAGCCGCACGGCTTCGCGGCCATCGCGGCGCTGGGCGCGACCTTGACCGAGCGGCCCGTCCGGATGCGCCTTAACCGCACCCAAGACCTGACCATGACCGGCAAGCGCCACCCTTTTCACAGCAAATGGAAAGTCGGCTTTGACGACAACGGGCGCTTGGTGGCCCTGCAAGCCACGCTCAGCAGCGACGGCGGTTGGAGTCTGGATTTGTCCGAACCCGTGCTGGCCCGCGCCCTGTGTCACATTGACAACGCTTACTACATCCCGCACGTGGAAGTGCATGGCCGCATCTGCAAAACCAACAAGACCTCTCAGACGGCCTTTCGGGGCTTCGGCGGGCCGCAGGGCATGTTGGTGATCGAGGATATTCTTGGCCGCTGCGCTCCCTTGTTGGGCTTGGAGGCCCATGAACTGCGCCAGCGCAACTTCTACGCGTCCGGCGAGGCCACGCCTTACGGCCAGCCCGTCCGGCACGCCGAGCGGCTTCAAACGGTGTGGAGCGCCCTGCTCGACAGCAGCGATTTTGCCGCCCGCAACGCTGAAATTCAGAAATTCAACGCCGCGCACCCGCACACCAAACGCGGCCTCGCCATTACACCGGTCAAGTTCGGGGTGAGCTTTAACTTCACCGCCTACAACCAGGCCGGAGCGCTCGTTCACGTCTACAAAGACGGCTCGGTGCTGATCAACCACGGCGGCACCGAGATGGGGCAGGGCCTGCACACCAAGATGATTCAGGTGGCGGCCACCGCTCTGGGCGTGCCGCTCAGGAGCATCCGCCTTGCGCCGACCCGCACTGACAAAGTGCCCAACACCTCGGCGACGGCGGCGAGTTCTGGGGCCGACCTCAACGGTGGGGCCATCAAAAACGCCTGTGACCAGATCAAAGAGCGCCTCGCGGCGGTGGCGGCGGGTTCGCTGGGCGTGCATCCGGGCGACGTGAAATTTGAAAACGGGCGGGTCTATCCGCTGGGCCACCCCGATCAGGGCATGGACTTTGCCAAACTCGTCCACGACGCTTATCACCTGCGTACCCAACTGTGGGCGGCGGGCTTTTACCGCACGCCGGGCCTGCACTGGGACCGGGAAAAAGTGCAGGGCGAACCGTTCAAATACTTTTCTTACGGCGCGGCGGTGGCGGAAGTGGAAGTGGACGGCTTTACTGGAGCCTACCGCCAACTGCGCACAGATTTGCTGCACGATGTGGGCGACAGCTTATCGCCGCTGATCGACATCGGTCAGGTCGAAGGCGGCTACGTGCAGGGCGCAGGCTGGATGACCTTGGAGGAGTTGCACTGGGACACCTCCGACGGGCCAAATCGGGGGCGGCTGGCGACCCAATCGGCCAGCACCTACAAGCTGCCCAGCTTCTCGGAAATGCCGGAAATCTTTAACGTGGCTCTCTTGGAGCAGGCCACCGAAAGCGGGGTTGTTTACGGCTCAAAAGCTGTCGGTGAGCCGCCGCTGATGCTGGCGATCAGCGTGCGCGAAGCCCTGCGCCAAGCGGCCGCCGCCTTCGGGCCGAGCAATAGGGCGCAAGAACTCCGGCTGCCCGCCACGCCCGAAGCGGTGTTCTGGGCGCTGGACAGTGCGCGGCAGGCGGCGAGGGACGCAGTGGCGGCGGACGACTGA